The following DNA comes from Methanosarcina vacuolata Z-761.
TCTGCAGGTATATTCCTGCCGTCAAGCTCTTCTACTGTAAGATTTTCAGTCCCAATTCCCTCATCTATGTTGTAATAGAAACCTTCAAAGTTAAAGGGCGTCCAGCTAGGGAGTGAATCACCATCGATATCCTCATCATAGACAGTCCCGCGAAGCTCGTATGTACCGGCTTCCGAGGTGTCAAGTATCGGGGCAAAGCGCAGTGTATCATCATCAGCTACCTGAATCTGTATTTTACCCATAAGGTCTACTGTGTCTCCCTTATCAAATCCGACGCTATCATCATTCTCCATCTTTATTTCACTGCTGCTAACGGAAGTTACTTCCATTTCCCCAAAAGTATCTCCGTTTTCAACTTCTACATAATCATCCGAAATCTGGAAGAGACCCTGTATGAAGACAGCAGAGGTTTCAGCTCCTTCAAAAACCGTGCCTATATGGGCAATGATTATGGGCACATCTTCTGAGTCTCCAAGATCAGTTTCATAGACATAGTCGTCGCCCGATTTGAGGAATGCTTCGTCTACTACATCACCATCTTTTTCAAGCTGGACCCAGACAGATTCTCCATTGACATCAACTTCCACGATATTCAGTGAATATCCTTCTTCGAGAACAAGAGAATCTCCGGCGTTTGCTGATTTTTTATCGTCAGTGTCTATGAGAATCTTGGAAAGAACCCCATCAGAAATAGGGCTGATGTCATCTCCTATAACTGTGGAATTATTTTCAGTATAGCCTGCAAAGTATTTCTCTGCCATGAACCCGATTATCTGATATGAACCCCATTTACTGTATTCAAAATCAGTCTCAGTAGGTTTTGTGGAGTACTCAATATTTCCTGATTTTATGCTGCTACCTATATCTGTAATGGTCATTTCTTCTGAGGATACTCCGGAATCAAGATCATAGTAGAAGCCTGAGTAACTCTGGGCAGTCCATGTGTAAGTTGTGGGCATTCCTTTTTCCCAGATCCTATTCCCAGTTGAATTATCTGTAGAAGACCCGACGCTTACAGTCCATGTTTTTGTCGAATCATCGTAAGTACCATTAGGATCACTTACCACTGCCTTGAGGGTATAATTTCCTGCACTGTCTTCTTCAAAGTCGTATGAAGAAGAGGTTACACTTTCATCTTTTTTCTTTGATTCGCTATCAACAAGCCACTCAACATTAATATCCTGGTCGTCCGTGCTGGAGTTGACCTGGAAAGTTTTAGATGCTCCTTTATCGACTGAAACAGTTCCTTCGGAGGGGTCAACATTAACAGATAATCCTCCGACCGTTGATATTTTCCATTTCCAGGATTTTTCTACACTGCCATTTTCGTTTTCTGCACTCATTTTAATTGTATGCATGCCCTGTGTTGCAGAAGTATTGATATATGATGAATCAGTGACAGAATTGTTTTCCTGAACCTGGACATCATCAACATACCATGTCATATTTGAAGTCTGGCTAATAGTTGCATTAAATTTTCTTGATTGTCCTACGTTATTGTTAACGGTTGTGTATGAAGGGAAAAATGATGTGATTTGCGGTACATCCGACCCTCCGGTTACACTCCAGGTTCTACTCCCTCCAGTTGACTGAACAATCGCTTTGACGTCGTATGTACCTTGCGTAACGGTGTGATTGAGGGTAGAGGTATTCGTTGCACTATCATACGATGTTTCGGAAACATTGCTTCCATCAATCTGCCAGTCAATAGTTGCTGACTCGTTTGTTTGAATGCTAAAATCTTGAATCTCGCCGACTGTCTTATTGACCGTCGCATTGTCTCCAGGCGATGCTGCTATTATACTCGGAGCTGCAGCTGCAGTTCCGCAAAATAGCCCTAGCACCAGAATTGCTGTAAATATTTGTAAACTAGCTTTTTTCATGTTCTATCCTTCTGAACCTTGTGCATAAATTATTATGAATTTAGTCAGTTTCTCCTGAGACTTGCTCGATTTTTGTAAGTTTTTTGGGCTTATCAATCAAGAGTTTCTAAATTTTCGTCTCTCTAATCCAGGCTTTTGTTTCACAGGGGTAATTATTGTTAATCAGGAGGATCTATCAACAGCTTCGGCTTTT
Coding sequences within:
- a CDS encoding S-layer protein domain-containing protein, encoding MKKASLQIFTAILVLGLFCGTAAAAPSIIAASPGDNATVNKTVGEIQDFSIQTNESATIDWQIDGSNVSETSYDSATNTSTLNHTVTQGTYDVKAIVQSTGGSRTWSVTGGSDVPQITSFFPSYTTVNNNVGQSRKFNATISQTSNMTWYVDDVQVQENNSVTDSSYINTSATQGMHTIKMSAENENGSVEKSWKWKISTVGGLSVNVDPSEGTVSVDKGASKTFQVNSSTDDQDINVEWLVDSESKKKDESVTSSSYDFEEDSAGNYTLKAVVSDPNGTYDDSTKTWTVSVGSSTDNSTGNRIWEKGMPTTYTWTAQSYSGFYYDLDSGVSSEEMTITDIGSSIKSGNIEYSTKPTETDFEYSKWGSYQIIGFMAEKYFAGYTENNSTVIGDDISPISDGVLSKILIDTDDKKSANAGDSLVLEEGYSLNIVEVDVNGESVWVQLEKDGDVVDEAFLKSGDDYVYETDLGDSEDVPIIIAHIGTVFEGAETSAVFIQGLFQISDDYVEVENGDTFGEMEVTSVSSSEIKMENDDSVGFDKGDTVDLMGKIQIQVADDDTLRFAPILDTSEAGTYELRGTVYDEDIDGDSLPSWTPFNFEGFYYNIDEGIGTENLTVEELDGRNIPADNLVYKSTPQAVDFDHDEWGNFTVIGFMADKYFAGYTDGSVEGAVDDVSLLSDNILCKVLTDSDDKRSMDSGSALTLEEGYSLNIKEVDVNGESVWVQLEKDGDVVDEAFLSSGDDYVYETDLGDAENVPLIIVHFGTVFQGSETSAVFVQGIFQLSDQYTEINNGDTFGDMEVTSVSESGIIMKNDDSIGLGKDETSEIMGNVSFKTANDDTLRFYPFVEVETGGNGSDNNSLKISVPDKIYAGNSFDIEVTAGNESIKGANVSVNESSVGETDGDGVVEYTAKDVGTLKITAEKDDYKTANKNINVSAPKEEMTVNVSPETVYVGDTLNIEAVKSIGGDPIDGANVSIDGKIIGQTDSSGKATYKTDKRGTLELGLTKEGFEDQEINVKVKDLEANYTYSNLVIDPLEVSAGKDTTISVSVENTGNAAGNESVELLINGNISDSKDVSLGIGNNTTVTFEHAEEVPGTYKVEIGGENSTYTVKEKSSLMLYILGFIVLLIIGGAAYYFTKGGGDMSKLSEQVKELINSVKPKK